One Actinosynnema pretiosum DNA segment encodes these proteins:
- the rplU gene encoding 50S ribosomal protein L21, with the protein MYAIVKTGGKQYKVAVGDVVEVEKLDGTPGTEITFAALLVVDGSDVTADAEALGKISVTGEVVEQTKGPKIRIHKFKNKTGYHKRQGHRQKLTRVKVTGITGK; encoded by the coding sequence ATGTACGCGATCGTCAAGACCGGCGGCAAGCAGTACAAGGTGGCTGTCGGCGACGTCGTCGAGGTCGAGAAGCTCGATGGCACTCCGGGTACCGAAATCACCTTCGCGGCGCTGCTCGTCGTGGATGGCTCTGACGTCACCGCGGACGCGGAGGCCCTGGGGAAGATCTCGGTGACCGGCGAGGTCGTCGAGCAGACCAAGGGCCCCAAGATCCGCATCCACAAGTTCAAGAACAAGACCGGCTACCACAAGCGCCAGGGTCACCGCCAGAAGCTGACCCGCGTCAAGGTCACCGGCATCACCGGTAAGTGA
- a CDS encoding ferric reductase-like transmembrane domain-containing protein, with protein sequence MSEEALWFAGRATGLVSLVLLTAVVVLGVLGVRRVASARWPRFAVSDLHRRVSLLAVAFLAVHVGAAVAGGHVDVPAVAAPFASGHRPVAVGLGAVALDLLVAVLLTSALRTRLPHRVWRAVHWAGYALWPVALAHGLLLADVDSGVLPVVLLDVLCLAAVGISVAWRVAAPRKAAV encoded by the coding sequence GTGAGCGAGGAGGCGCTGTGGTTCGCGGGCCGGGCCACCGGCCTGGTGTCGCTGGTGCTGCTGACGGCGGTGGTGGTCCTGGGCGTGCTGGGGGTGCGGCGGGTCGCGTCGGCGCGCTGGCCCCGGTTCGCGGTGAGCGACCTGCACCGCAGGGTGTCGCTGCTGGCGGTGGCGTTCCTGGCGGTGCACGTGGGCGCGGCGGTGGCTGGCGGGCACGTGGACGTCCCGGCGGTCGCGGCGCCGTTCGCCTCCGGCCACCGGCCGGTGGCGGTCGGGCTGGGCGCGGTGGCGCTGGACCTGCTGGTGGCGGTGCTGCTGACCAGCGCGCTGCGCACGCGGCTGCCGCACCGGGTGTGGCGGGCGGTGCACTGGGCCGGGTACGCGCTGTGGCCGGTGGCGCTGGCGCACGGGCTGCTGCTGGCGGACGTGGACAGCGGGGTGCTGCCGGTGGTGCTGCTGGACGTGCTGTGCCTGGCGGCGGTGGGGATCTCGGTGGCGTGGCGGGTGGCCGCGCCGAGGAAGGCCGCGGTGTGA
- the obgE gene encoding GTPase ObgE: protein MSRFVDRVVIHAAAGDGGHGCASVHREKFKPLGGPDGGNGGKGGDVVLVVDSQVHTLLDFHFRPHASAGSGKAGAGANRDGANGADLELRVPDGTVVMTEDGEVVADLVGEGTRLIAARGGRGGLGNASLASKARKAPGFALLGEPGESRDLVLELKSVADVGLLGFPSAGKSSLISVLSAAKPKIADYPFTTLVPNLGVITAGATVFTMADVPGLIPGASEGKGLGLDFLRHIERCAVLVHVVDCATYEDNRDPLSDIDALETELAQYTPSLSKDLAERPRVVVLNKIDVPEARDLAEIVRADVEARGLPVFEISTATREGLRELTFALARVVEEYRASRPVQESTRIVLRPTAVDDQGFTVVEDPEEEGGFIVRGERPLRWIKQTDFSNDEAVGYLGDRLARLGVEDVLIKMGAVPGAQVTIGDLVFDWEPSTPAGIAAATLTGRGTDARLEPSNRVGAGERLAAKKARRLPGSYGDWVEAAEEDV, encoded by the coding sequence GTGTCCCGCTTCGTCGACCGGGTGGTCATCCACGCGGCTGCCGGTGACGGCGGCCACGGCTGCGCCTCGGTGCACCGGGAGAAGTTCAAGCCCCTCGGCGGCCCCGACGGCGGCAACGGCGGCAAGGGCGGCGACGTCGTCCTGGTCGTCGACTCGCAGGTGCACACCCTGCTGGACTTCCACTTCCGCCCCCACGCCAGCGCAGGCAGCGGCAAGGCGGGCGCGGGCGCGAACCGGGACGGCGCGAACGGCGCCGACCTGGAGCTGCGCGTCCCGGACGGCACGGTCGTGATGACCGAGGACGGCGAGGTCGTCGCCGACCTGGTCGGCGAGGGCACCCGCCTGATCGCCGCCAGGGGCGGTCGCGGCGGCCTCGGCAACGCCTCGCTCGCGTCCAAGGCCCGCAAGGCGCCCGGCTTCGCGCTGCTCGGTGAGCCCGGCGAGTCCCGCGACTTGGTGCTGGAGCTGAAGTCCGTCGCGGACGTCGGCCTGCTCGGGTTCCCGTCGGCGGGCAAGTCGTCGCTGATCTCGGTGCTGTCCGCGGCCAAGCCGAAGATCGCCGACTACCCGTTCACCACGCTCGTGCCGAACCTGGGCGTGATCACCGCGGGCGCGACCGTGTTCACCATGGCCGACGTGCCCGGCCTGATCCCCGGCGCGTCCGAGGGCAAGGGCCTCGGCCTGGACTTCCTGCGGCACATCGAGCGCTGCGCCGTGCTGGTGCACGTCGTGGACTGCGCGACGTACGAGGACAACCGGGACCCGCTGTCCGACATCGACGCGCTGGAGACCGAGCTGGCCCAGTACACGCCGTCGCTGTCCAAGGACCTGGCGGAGCGCCCGCGCGTCGTGGTGCTCAACAAGATCGACGTCCCGGAGGCGCGGGACCTGGCCGAGATCGTCCGCGCGGACGTCGAGGCGCGCGGCCTTCCGGTGTTCGAGATCTCCACCGCCACCCGCGAGGGGCTGCGCGAGCTGACGTTCGCGCTGGCCCGCGTGGTCGAGGAGTACCGGGCCTCGCGCCCGGTGCAGGAGTCCACCCGGATCGTGCTGCGGCCCACCGCCGTCGACGACCAGGGCTTCACCGTGGTGGAGGACCCGGAGGAGGAAGGCGGCTTCATCGTGCGCGGCGAGAGGCCGCTGCGGTGGATCAAGCAGACCGACTTCAGCAACGACGAGGCCGTCGGCTACCTGGGCGACCGGCTCGCGCGGCTCGGCGTCGAGGACGTGCTCATCAAGATGGGCGCGGTGCCCGGCGCGCAGGTCACCATCGGCGACCTGGTGTTCGACTGGGAGCCGTCCACGCCCGCGGGCATCGCCGCCGCCACCCTCACCGGGCGCGGCACGGACGCCCGGCTGGAGCCGAGCAACCGCGTCGGCGCGGGCGAGCGGCTCGCGGCGAAGAAGGCCCGCAGGTTGCCGGGCTCGTACGGCGACTGGGTGGAAGCGGCCGAAGAGGACGTGTGA
- the rpmA gene encoding 50S ribosomal protein L27, which translates to MAHKKGASSSRNGRDSNPQYLGVKRFGGQVVKAGEILIRQRGTKFHPGVNVGRGKDDTLFALSAGAVEFGSKRGRKTVNIVPVEAAA; encoded by the coding sequence ATGGCACACAAGAAGGGTGCATCCAGCTCCCGCAACGGCCGTGACTCCAACCCCCAGTACCTGGGTGTGAAGAGGTTCGGCGGTCAGGTCGTCAAGGCCGGTGAGATCCTCATCCGCCAGCGCGGCACCAAGTTCCACCCCGGCGTGAACGTCGGCCGCGGCAAGGACGACACCCTGTTCGCCCTGTCCGCCGGTGCGGTGGAGTTCGGCTCGAAGCGTGGCCGCAAGACCGTGAACATCGTTCCGGTCGAGGCCGCTGCCTGA
- the proB gene encoding glutamate 5-kinase translates to MSQARQAVAAAGRVVVKVGSSSLTTAEGGLDRSRLDALVDAVAARRAAGGQVVLVSSGAIAAGLAPLGITRRPRDLATQQAAASVGQLALAHAYANSFGRYDLTVGQVLLTAEDVVRRAHYRNAQRTFSRLLALGAVPVVNENDTVATAEIKFGDNDRLAALVAHLVGADALFLLSDVDSLYDGDPRLPGAQRVPEVTGPSDVDGVRAGSVGASGLGTGGMASKLAAARLAASAGIPVLLAGAADATRALSAADVGTAFTATGTRLSARRFWLGHASAATGRLVLDAGAVAAVVTRRRSLLAAGVTAVEGAFEAGDVVELVDPDGEVVARGVVAFDAAELPALIGHSSGELPPEQRREVVHADDLVPLTA, encoded by the coding sequence CTGTCCCAGGCCAGGCAGGCGGTCGCCGCCGCGGGCCGGGTCGTGGTGAAGGTCGGGTCGTCGTCGCTGACCACCGCCGAGGGCGGGTTGGACCGGTCCCGGCTCGACGCGCTGGTCGACGCGGTCGCCGCGCGGCGGGCCGCCGGTGGTCAGGTGGTGCTGGTGTCGTCCGGCGCCATCGCGGCGGGCCTGGCCCCGCTGGGCATCACCCGGCGGCCGAGGGACCTGGCGACGCAGCAGGCCGCCGCGAGCGTCGGGCAGCTGGCGCTGGCGCACGCGTACGCGAACTCGTTCGGCCGGTACGACCTGACCGTCGGGCAGGTGCTGCTCACCGCCGAGGACGTGGTGCGGCGCGCGCACTACCGCAACGCGCAGCGCACCTTCTCCCGGCTGCTGGCGCTGGGCGCGGTGCCCGTGGTGAACGAGAACGACACCGTGGCCACCGCCGAGATCAAGTTCGGCGACAACGACCGCCTGGCCGCGCTGGTGGCGCACCTGGTCGGGGCGGACGCGCTGTTCCTGCTGTCCGACGTGGACTCGCTCTACGACGGCGACCCGAGGCTGCCCGGCGCCCAGCGGGTGCCCGAGGTGACCGGGCCGTCCGACGTGGACGGGGTGCGCGCGGGCTCGGTCGGCGCGTCGGGGCTGGGCACCGGCGGCATGGCCTCCAAGCTGGCCGCGGCGCGGCTGGCGGCGTCGGCGGGCATCCCGGTGCTGCTGGCGGGCGCCGCGGACGCGACGCGGGCGCTGAGCGCGGCGGACGTGGGCACGGCGTTCACGGCGACCGGCACGAGGCTGTCGGCGCGCCGCTTCTGGCTGGGCCACGCCTCGGCGGCGACCGGCAGGCTGGTCCTGGACGCGGGCGCGGTCGCGGCCGTGGTCACCCGCCGCCGCTCGCTGCTCGCGGCGGGCGTCACGGCGGTGGAGGGCGCGTTCGAGGCCGGTGACGTGGTGGAGCTGGTCGACCCGGACGGCGAGGTCGTGGCCAGGGGAGTGGTGGCGTTCGACGCGGCCGAGCTGCCCGCCCTGATCGGCCACTCCAGCGGCGAGCTGCCGCCGGAGCAGCGCCGCGAGGTCGTGCACGCGGACGACCTGGTGCCGCTGACGGCTTGA
- a CDS encoding TIGR03936 family radical SAM-associated protein: MQKLRVRYAKRGRLRFTSHRDVARTFERALRRAGVPMAYSQGFSPHPKVSWVGAAPTGVASEAEYVEVSVVDAVDPEALRAELDRAMPPGLDVLEVVQAGGGSLTERIEASAWRVELPGVDPERLSEAVSALLAAESVEVERLTKNGKRMIDVRPAVVTASVAGPASGEAPSSDAEHDAGGLSLPCGILVMVVRQLTPTVRPDDVLSALGVVADLVPPVPAKATRMAQGRLDDEGGLVDPLALDRVAVEEG; this comes from the coding sequence GTGCAGAAGCTGCGCGTGCGCTACGCCAAGCGCGGCAGGCTCCGGTTCACGTCGCACCGCGACGTGGCCCGCACCTTCGAGCGCGCGCTGCGCCGAGCGGGCGTGCCCATGGCCTACTCCCAGGGCTTCAGCCCTCACCCGAAGGTGTCGTGGGTGGGCGCCGCGCCGACCGGGGTGGCCAGCGAGGCCGAGTACGTGGAGGTGTCCGTCGTCGACGCGGTCGACCCCGAGGCGCTGCGCGCCGAGCTCGACCGGGCCATGCCGCCGGGGCTCGACGTGCTCGAGGTGGTGCAGGCCGGAGGGGGGTCGCTGACCGAGCGCATCGAGGCGAGCGCCTGGCGCGTGGAGCTGCCCGGCGTGGACCCCGAACGGTTGTCCGAAGCGGTGTCCGCCCTGCTCGCGGCCGAGTCGGTCGAGGTCGAGCGGCTCACCAAGAACGGCAAGAGGATGATCGACGTGCGCCCCGCCGTGGTCACCGCGTCGGTCGCCGGGCCCGCTTCGGGCGAAGCCCCTTCGAGCGACGCGGAACACGATGCAGGGGGTTTGTCACTTCCGTGTGGGATACTTGTCATGGTCGTGCGGCAGCTAACCCCTACCGTGCGACCCGACGACGTGCTGAGCGCGCTCGGAGTCGTCGCCGACCTCGTTCCGCCGGTCCCCGCGAAGGCGACCCGGATGGCGCAGGGGCGGCTCGACGACGAAGGCGGCCTGGTCGACCCGCTCGCCCTGGACAGGGTGGCGGTGGAGGAGGGCTGA
- a CDS encoding translation initiation factor IF-2 N-terminal domain-containing protein, giving the protein MSNTDKPAGPAGGGSATPGHPALADLPAKLRVHALAKLLGTTSKDVLAALADLGETVRSAQSSVTRDLAIKVGESLLNWDDIVTGDVDELTVTEVEAAVPAREVAALTPLFAPPSAMFLPPTPVATTAVPVTRAEPEDEDDEADDQHADASDDADGDGDGRRRRRRGRRGRGRGKGVEDNQDESAEEVDQAPAAEAEPEADEPAADASDDEEEGGGSRRRRRRRRRKSGADDESAPNEDDPPNTVVHVRETRDARDDRADSEAAQNEVRSVRGSTRLEAKRQRRRDGREAGRRRAPVLSEAEFLARREAVERTMVVRERGDRTQIGVLEDGVLVEHFVTSAGSGSLVGNVYLGRVQNVLPSMEAAFIDIGRGRNAVLYAGEVDWDAAGLEGKARKIEQALSSGDSVLVQVTKDPVGHKGARLTTQISLPGRFLVYVPGGGATGISRKLPDNERKRLKDILKRVVPDDAGVIIRTASEGVAEEELARDVTRLQAQWQIIKDKAATPKAQAPQLLYEEPDLLVKVVRDLFTEDFSGLVVQGSEAWDTIDGYVRHVAPDLQDRLHRHVGNSDAFGEYRIDEQLMKALDRKVWLPSGGYLVIDRTEAMTVIDVNTGKFTGSGGNLEETVTRNNLEAAEEIVRQLRLRDVGGIIVIDFIDMVLESNRDLVLRRLTECLGRDRTRHQVAEVTSLGLVQMTRKRVGTGLLEAFSSTCEHCRGRGLVVTTDPTAHSHGGGSHGGGSNGGSTGGNQQSSGGGRKSRRNKGGDSGEQQAEAQAAPVEQVPATEPEAPVEHPDAQDHDLEPEVQERRPGGRRAARQAAREAAKEAAKQEAAERAAAKREAEEQAPAAEVAAEPSVPAAAEPEAPAVVAEAVAPEVFAEAPAEPAAEDAEAPAKRGGRQRRRAVRREAGAAVTREAAPAPVVVVAPQPEPVAVEPSANGHVPEVKAESLVTTTTRRRVSRRAATRPAGPPKES; this is encoded by the coding sequence ATGTCGAACACGGACAAGCCCGCCGGCCCCGCCGGCGGGGGTAGCGCCACACCCGGACACCCGGCGCTCGCCGACCTGCCCGCCAAGCTGCGGGTGCACGCCCTGGCGAAGCTGCTCGGCACGACCAGCAAGGACGTGCTGGCCGCGCTCGCCGATCTCGGCGAGACGGTGCGCAGCGCCCAGTCGAGCGTCACCAGGGACCTCGCGATCAAGGTCGGCGAGAGCCTGCTGAACTGGGACGACATCGTCACCGGCGACGTCGACGAGCTGACCGTCACCGAGGTGGAGGCGGCTGTGCCCGCCCGCGAGGTGGCGGCGCTCACACCGCTGTTCGCCCCGCCGTCGGCGATGTTCCTGCCGCCGACGCCGGTCGCGACCACCGCGGTGCCCGTCACCAGGGCGGAGCCCGAGGACGAGGACGACGAGGCCGACGACCAGCACGCCGACGCGTCCGACGACGCCGACGGCGATGGCGACGGCCGCCGCCGCCGCCGCCGCGGCCGTCGCGGTCGCGGTCGCGGCAAGGGCGTCGAGGACAACCAGGACGAGTCCGCCGAGGAGGTCGACCAGGCCCCGGCCGCCGAGGCCGAGCCCGAGGCCGACGAGCCCGCCGCCGACGCGTCCGACGACGAGGAGGAGGGCGGCGGCAGCCGTCGCCGCCGTCGCCGCCGCCGTCGCAAGTCCGGCGCCGACGACGAGTCCGCGCCGAACGAGGACGACCCGCCGAACACGGTCGTGCACGTCCGCGAGACCCGCGACGCGCGCGACGACCGGGCGGACTCCGAGGCCGCGCAGAACGAGGTGCGCAGCGTCCGGGGCTCCACCCGCCTGGAGGCCAAGCGCCAGCGCCGCAGGGACGGCCGCGAGGCCGGTCGCCGCCGCGCGCCCGTGCTCTCCGAGGCCGAGTTCCTGGCCCGCCGCGAGGCCGTCGAGCGCACCATGGTCGTGCGCGAGCGCGGCGACCGCACCCAGATCGGCGTGCTGGAGGACGGCGTCCTCGTCGAGCACTTCGTGACGTCCGCGGGCTCCGGCTCGCTGGTCGGCAACGTCTACCTCGGCCGGGTGCAGAACGTGCTGCCCAGCATGGAGGCGGCGTTCATCGACATCGGCCGCGGTCGCAACGCGGTGCTCTACGCGGGCGAGGTCGACTGGGACGCGGCAGGCCTTGAGGGCAAGGCCCGCAAGATCGAGCAGGCCCTGTCCAGCGGCGACAGCGTCCTGGTGCAGGTCACCAAGGACCCGGTCGGCCACAAGGGCGCCCGCCTGACCACCCAGATCAGCCTGCCCGGCCGCTTCCTGGTGTACGTGCCCGGCGGCGGCGCGACCGGCATCAGCCGCAAGCTGCCGGACAACGAGCGCAAGCGCCTCAAGGACATCCTCAAGCGCGTCGTCCCCGACGACGCGGGCGTGATCATCCGCACCGCGTCGGAGGGCGTCGCCGAGGAGGAGCTGGCGCGCGACGTCACCCGCCTGCAGGCGCAGTGGCAGATCATCAAGGACAAGGCCGCCACGCCCAAGGCCCAGGCCCCGCAGCTGCTCTACGAGGAGCCGGACCTGCTGGTCAAGGTCGTGCGCGACCTGTTCACCGAGGACTTCTCGGGCCTGGTCGTCCAGGGCTCCGAGGCCTGGGACACGATCGACGGCTACGTGCGGCACGTCGCGCCGGACCTGCAGGACCGGCTGCACCGGCACGTCGGCAACTCCGACGCGTTCGGCGAGTACCGGATCGACGAGCAGCTGATGAAGGCGCTGGACCGCAAGGTCTGGCTGCCCTCCGGCGGCTACCTCGTGATCGACCGCACCGAGGCCATGACGGTCATCGACGTCAACACCGGGAAGTTCACCGGATCCGGTGGCAACCTGGAGGAGACGGTCACCAGGAACAACCTGGAGGCGGCCGAGGAGATCGTCCGGCAGCTCAGGCTGCGCGACGTCGGCGGCATCATCGTCATCGACTTCATCGACATGGTGCTGGAGTCCAACCGGGACCTGGTGCTGCGCAGGCTCACCGAGTGCCTCGGCCGGGACCGGACCAGGCACCAGGTCGCCGAGGTGACCTCGCTGGGGCTCGTGCAGATGACCCGCAAGCGGGTCGGCACCGGGCTGCTTGAGGCGTTCAGCAGCACGTGCGAGCACTGCCGGGGTCGCGGGCTGGTCGTCACGACCGACCCGACCGCGCACTCGCACGGCGGCGGCTCCCACGGCGGCGGCTCGAACGGCGGCTCCACCGGGGGCAACCAGCAGTCGTCCGGCGGTGGTCGGAAGTCGCGGCGCAACAAGGGCGGCGACTCGGGCGAGCAGCAGGCCGAGGCGCAGGCCGCCCCGGTCGAGCAGGTCCCCGCGACCGAGCCCGAGGCGCCCGTCGAGCACCCGGACGCCCAGGACCACGACCTGGAGCCCGAGGTGCAGGAGCGCCGTCCGGGTGGCCGCAGGGCCGCCAGGCAGGCCGCCCGCGAGGCCGCGAAGGAAGCGGCCAAGCAGGAGGCCGCCGAGCGCGCCGCCGCGAAGCGCGAGGCCGAGGAGCAGGCCCCGGCCGCCGAGGTCGCGGCCGAGCCGTCGGTCCCGGCCGCCGCTGAGCCCGAGGCCCCGGCCGTCGTGGCGGAGGCCGTGGCGCCCGAGGTGTTCGCCGAGGCCCCGGCCGAGCCCGCGGCGGAGGACGCCGAGGCGCCCGCCAAGCGGGGTGGCCGCCAGCGGCGCCGCGCGGTGCGGCGCGAGGCGGGCGCGGCGGTGACCAGGGAGGCCGCACCGGCCCCCGTGGTCGTGGTGGCCCCGCAGCCCGAGCCGGTCGCGGTGGAGCCCTCCGCCAACGGCCACGTGCCCGAGGTGAAGGCGGAGTCCCTGGTGACCACCACGACCCGCCGCAGGGTCTCCCGGCGCGCGGCGACCCGCCCGGCGGGCCCGCCGAAGGAGAGCTGA
- a CDS encoding S8 family peptidase — MPLLRRARAAAVSAALLATGLAAAPSASASAHPADGAGQAGPAAPGCVQTGRELRYLVVFDRGTSEPLASAEVGAACGRVEAYHPQIAVAVATSTDPGFGTRMGDDRAYSAQAEAVSRTKRKPDETAQLKSAVPETGDLTAQQWDMELVNAAAAHAVSTGSRDVVVGVLDSGVDPDHPDLVGALDPELSAGCTSGVADPARASWSPTTSPHGTHVAGTIAAADDGRGTTGVAPGVRIASVKVVDDEGFIYPEYAVCGFMWAATRGMAVTNNSYYIDPWVFTCRDQGGQSVVHEAVRRAVDYAADRGVLSVAAAGNEGADLTRPGRDALSPTNAAARPRPVDSSCLVLPAQLRNVVAVSSVGSSKVKAGYSSYGLGAVDLTGPGGDRKQPADDGVPGCVLSTVPSGYDYSCGTSMAVPHVSGVAALLASGHPEASPAELTKMLGEQAETLPCPADYDLNGTGAQDGYCTGYSEYNGFYGHGLVDAEAAVRSPLTGVGGPAGGAPGQTGSGQAGSGQAGSGSGQGGSGQAGAGQGGSGQAGSGESGPVRAGGSGERTEAGGAGTGSGTGKAATIG, encoded by the coding sequence GTGCCCCTGCTCCGCCGCGCCCGAGCCGCAGCGGTCAGCGCCGCGCTGCTCGCGACCGGTCTCGCCGCGGCCCCGTCCGCCTCCGCGTCGGCGCACCCCGCCGACGGCGCGGGTCAGGCCGGTCCGGCCGCGCCGGGGTGCGTCCAGACGGGGCGCGAGCTGCGCTACCTGGTGGTCTTCGACCGGGGCACGAGCGAGCCGCTGGCCTCGGCCGAGGTGGGCGCCGCGTGCGGGCGGGTCGAGGCGTACCACCCGCAGATCGCGGTGGCCGTCGCGACCTCGACCGATCCCGGCTTCGGGACCCGGATGGGCGATGACCGGGCGTACAGCGCGCAGGCTGAGGCGGTGAGCCGGACCAAGCGCAAGCCGGACGAGACCGCGCAGCTCAAGTCCGCCGTGCCGGAGACGGGCGACCTGACGGCGCAGCAGTGGGACATGGAGCTGGTCAACGCCGCCGCCGCGCACGCGGTGAGCACCGGCAGCCGCGACGTGGTGGTCGGCGTGCTCGACTCGGGCGTGGACCCGGACCACCCCGACCTGGTCGGGGCGCTGGACCCGGAGCTGTCGGCGGGCTGCACGAGCGGCGTGGCCGACCCGGCGCGGGCGTCCTGGTCGCCGACGACCTCGCCGCACGGCACGCACGTGGCGGGCACCATCGCGGCGGCCGACGACGGGCGGGGCACCACGGGCGTCGCGCCGGGCGTGCGGATCGCGTCGGTGAAGGTCGTGGACGACGAAGGGTTCATCTACCCGGAGTACGCGGTGTGCGGGTTCATGTGGGCCGCGACGCGGGGCATGGCCGTCACGAACAACAGCTACTACATCGACCCGTGGGTGTTCACCTGCCGGGACCAGGGCGGCCAGTCCGTGGTGCACGAGGCGGTGCGGCGCGCGGTGGACTACGCGGCGGACCGGGGCGTGCTGAGCGTGGCGGCGGCGGGCAACGAGGGCGCCGACCTGACCAGGCCCGGTCGGGACGCGCTGAGCCCGACGAACGCGGCGGCCAGGCCGAGGCCCGTGGACAGCTCGTGCCTGGTGCTGCCCGCGCAGCTGCGCAACGTGGTGGCGGTGTCGTCGGTGGGCTCGTCGAAGGTGAAGGCCGGGTACAGCTCGTACGGGCTGGGCGCGGTGGACCTGACCGGGCCGGGCGGGGACCGCAAGCAGCCCGCGGACGACGGCGTGCCGGGGTGCGTGCTGTCGACGGTGCCGTCGGGCTACGACTACTCGTGCGGCACGTCGATGGCGGTGCCGCACGTGTCCGGGGTGGCGGCGCTGCTGGCGTCGGGGCACCCGGAGGCCTCGCCCGCCGAGCTGACGAAGATGCTGGGCGAGCAGGCGGAGACGCTGCCGTGCCCGGCGGACTACGACCTGAACGGCACGGGCGCGCAGGACGGCTACTGCACCGGGTACTCCGAGTACAACGGGTTCTACGGGCACGGGTTGGTGGACGCCGAGGCGGCGGTGAGGTCGCCGCTGACCGGGGTCGGCGGGCCCGCGGGCGGCGCCCCTGGGCAGACCGGGTCGGGGCAGGCGGGTTCGGGGCAGGCGGGCTCGGGGTCGGGCCAGGGCGGCTCGGGGCAGGCCGGTGCGGGCCAGGGCGGCTCGGGGCAGGCGGGCTCGGGCGAGTCGGGGCCGGTGCGGGCCGGGGGTTCGGGCGAGCGGACCGAGGCCGGTGGCGCGGGGACCGGGAGCGGGACGGGCAAGGCCGCCACCATCGGGTGA
- a CDS encoding FAD:protein FMN transferase translates to MRTAVFPALGTTAVVVLGDGPLAEAEALVRAEVRAVDEACSRFRADSEISAVHRAAGRTVEVSPLLAEAVGTALRAAELTGGLVDPTVGTALCALGYDRDFAQVRRIDPRPVEPVPAPGWWRVGLDAAGSRLVVPRGVLLDLGATAKALCADRAARAVSAALGCGVLVSLGGDLATAGTPPEGGWHIGVGDDHVGLASQIVTIRSGGLATSGTVRRRWKRAGRVVHHIVDPRTGDVPAPCWRTASVVAVDCVTGNTASTAAVLLGEDAPAWLAERGLHARLVGEDGRVVEVGGWPAEGRSAA, encoded by the coding sequence GTGAGGACCGCCGTGTTCCCCGCGCTCGGCACCACGGCCGTCGTCGTGCTCGGCGACGGGCCGCTGGCCGAGGCGGAGGCCCTGGTCAGGGCCGAGGTGCGGGCGGTGGACGAGGCGTGCAGCCGGTTCAGGGCGGACTCGGAGATCAGCGCGGTGCACCGGGCGGCCGGGCGCACGGTCGAGGTGTCGCCGCTGCTGGCGGAGGCGGTCGGCACGGCGCTGCGGGCGGCGGAGCTGACCGGCGGGCTGGTCGACCCGACCGTGGGCACGGCGCTGTGCGCGCTGGGCTACGACCGGGACTTCGCGCAGGTCAGGCGGATCGACCCGCGCCCGGTGGAGCCGGTGCCCGCGCCGGGCTGGTGGCGGGTGGGCCTCGACGCGGCCGGATCGCGGCTGGTCGTGCCGCGCGGGGTGCTGCTGGACCTGGGGGCGACGGCGAAGGCGCTGTGCGCGGACCGGGCGGCGCGCGCGGTGTCGGCGGCGCTGGGCTGCGGGGTGCTGGTGTCGCTGGGCGGGGACCTGGCCACCGCCGGAACTCCACCCGAAGGTGGCTGGCACATAGGCGTGGGTGACGACCACGTGGGGCTCGCGTCGCAGATCGTGACGATCCGGTCGGGTGGGCTGGCCACGTCGGGCACGGTGCGGCGGCGCTGGAAGCGCGCGGGCCGCGTGGTGCACCACATCGTCGACCCGCGCACCGGGGACGTGCCCGCGCCGTGCTGGCGGACGGCCAGCGTGGTGGCGGTGGACTGCGTGACGGGGAACACGGCGAGCACCGCCGCGGTGCTGCTGGGGGAGGACGCGCCCGCGTGGCTGGCCGAGCGGGGGCTGCACGCCCGGCTGGTCGGCGAGGACGGGCGGGTCGTGGAGGTCGGTGGCTGGCCCGCCGAGGGGAGGAGCGCGGCGTGA